Part of the Prunus dulcis chromosome 8, ALMONDv2, whole genome shotgun sequence genome is shown below.
CAGTGGTAATGCGAAGAGCATTGTTTAGAACATGTCAAACATATGAGTATATGGTCGACCAATGTGGCGGGTATTTAAATGTTGGTTTTCAAATAAAGGATCTGTACAATAAGTTGGATGCATCACGGAGGGAAATTTTGCTCGACGATGACACAGAAGCTGCACTATCTTACTTGAAAGCGAAAGGAGCAATGGATCCAGAATTCTTTTGTAAGTTCAGTGTTGACGAGGAAAATAGGCTTGGTAATTTGTTTTGGAGGGACTCCACTTCACTTTTGGATTACATTGCCTATGGGGACGTCCTCATATTTGACAGCACATACAAAACAAATGTTTATGACAAGCCCCTAGTGTTGTTTGTTGGTTCGAACAACTACCGTTCTACTGTAATGTTTGGTTGTGCATTATTGCAGGACGAGACATTTGAAACTTACAAGTGGTTATTGGAAACATTCATGGCATCCATGAAAGATAAGAAgccaatatcaatattgacggATGGCGATGAGGCAATGCGTAAAGCCATTGATGATGTGTTTCCCATGTCTAACCATCGGTTGTGCTCATGGCATGTGTCAAGGAATGCACAAAATAACTTGAAGGATGATGAATTGGTAAGAAATTTTCAGGCATGTATTTGGGAACCATTTGCATTGGACGAGTTTGAGAAGAAATGGGAGGTTCTAAGGGAAAGAGCGAGGACTccgaaacaaaaagaatggtTGGAAATGATGTATGCAAAAAGTGACTCATGGGCTGAATCATGTTTGAGAGGAAAGTTTTTCAGTGGTATGTGCACCACTCAACGCGTGGAGTCTATGAACAAGTATGTGAAAGATTACTTGAGGAAAGGTGTGAAGTTGTTTGAATGTATTCCAGCAATTGATAGGGCTATGTTACGTCTTAGGAATACCACGGCAAAGGATGGTTTCAACGCAAAGTACTCAACACCAGTCCTTAAAACCGCATTGACAAAACTCGAGCAACAAGCTTCTTTGATTTACACGCATAGATGCTTTGTATTGGTTCGTCATGAGATCGAATCTTGTTCAGCACTCATCCATGATAATGTGATGCATAATTTTGGAGGTCGTGTATACGTATTGTCAAAATATGGTGAACCGCATAATAAATGGACTTGTGTTTATCACGGTGGGGAACAGATACGGATACAGTGTGGATGTCGGAAATATGAAAGTGAAGGGATCCCGTGTTGCCACCTGTTTTATGTAATGAAGTGCGAGAACCTTACGGAAATTCCTCCAGCACTCATAATGAAGAGATGGACAAAGAGTGCCCAAACTGATACATGTAGGGAATTTATCAGCAAAGGCGAAGACACTACCAAGGAAGTTGTAGAAATGGCGAGGTATGGAAGTTTAAGTGCTATGtcaaacaaagtttgtttttATGCATCAAAGAGTGCAAATGGTTATGCCATGTTGACGAATGAGTTTAGTAGATTGAGGGAATTTGTGAAGGCTTACtgcaaaaggaagaagagacgAGTCTGAAATTGGGTAGCGCTGAGCAATGTCCTTCAAATATTGTGAAAGATCCAAATATCGTTAAGACAAAAGGCAGTCAAGCAAGGCAGGGTGGAACGCACAAGCGTCGACAATGTCAATTGTGTCGCGGATATGGACATACAAAGCGTAATTGCTCTCAAAGAAACTTGCATCCAAGTAGAAATGCAGGTGTGAATATCCCATCAGTTACTGAAAGCTATCAGTATAGTTCTGATAAAGGGCCGTCCCCGGACATTAGCTACAGTTATCCTAGTCAAACGATTTCTCAATGCAGAAGCAACAATGTGGTTGATTTCTCTGGTTCTGATAGTTTTTCTACTGCATACCCAACCGGTTCTACCCCTAACAGTGACGATGGTTTCTCATTCGACAATGGTGAACCTAATTCCCTATGTACTGGTTCAACCCAAAACAATTGTAGTTTTGGAACTTGGTTTACATGTAAAAATTCACATGAAATGTAGATTCAGTGATAGACAAGATGCTTTCATATGATTgatatcttattgttttatgTATGTAATGTTAAGAAACGATTTTATGACTTGTAGGGGGTGCTTGAACGGAAGTTTTATGTAGGAGGCGGTGATCCAAACCACATTGCCTAAGGGTAAGGGGCTATTATTTGAACATATTAGAATCAATAAAGACTAATTATCTGAAAATACTTGGTATTACAAATTTTTGGCCTGAAAGTGCACATTATATTCCAAAATATAGGCAATTTCGTAAACGATAATTGCTTAATCCTAATTTCTTTGCTATATACATTCATTAGCTTCGCGCTTACAGTTTGAACAGTTTTGCCCACAGCAGGTCAGCATTTGCATTAGAAACATGCAATTGCAAGACGGTGATGCAATGCAAGGGTGGCTGTGCCCAAACCCCTAATAAGGAAAAATGGATcatattttttccttcttgcaAATGTCACCtactttttgaattttatattgaagGGCGACATGAACCGAAATACGAGCATGGTAAGAATCTGGGGCAATAAGTCCTTcaattatattacaaaatagACCAATTATAAAAATCACGTACTAATGGACATTGTCATGTACCACAAATGAATTTCCAAAATATCCCGACTTTCGTATAACACAATGTGATTAACtctaatattgaaaaataaaatttcagtcATAATAAAGTATTGGCTTcgttttctttgtctttgcgCCATACATTAATTAGGTTTGCGTTTTTAACGTATGTTTAGTTTGCACCCAGCCGGTTTGCATTTGCATTTCAcagatgcaattgcatgacggTGATGCAATGCAAGGGCGGCTGTGCGCAAACCCCTAATCAGGAAAAATGGACcatatttttttgtacatgcataattatacatattttttgAACTATAAATCGAAGTACAAAGCATGAGAAATGGTAAGGGGCAATAAGCAGAA
Proteins encoded:
- the LOC117636923 gene encoding protein FAR1-RELATED SEQUENCE 5-like: METSSKISKNPLSGLGLECDLGNELMQLHVFGCKTVIRGAIIDLSMKGSGKMDRGLETSNGGCSDSVYLGGCERSSHRAPTTETGHMSVQHMVSQSSDDNDVDMIAPRKEDVMGKEFKTIELAEEYYMSYAKGIGFSVRKDKLVRNAEGKICRRRWCCSKEGLRNEKFNDRSDRIRPPKPITRENCSAHFWVGYEKKRDVYVVTNFEPHHNHQLVTPLESPYLRCNRVVRNSDLAQAVVMRRALFRTCQTYEYMVDQCGGYLNVGFQIKDLYNKLDASRREILLDDDTEAALSYLKAKGAMDPEFFCKFSVDEENRLGNLFWRDSTSLLDYIAYGDVLIFDSTYKTNVYDKPLVLFVGSNNYRSTVMFGCALLQDETFETYKWLLETFMASMKDKKPISILTDGDEAMRKAIDDVFPMSNHRLCSWHVSRNAQNNLKDDELVRNFQACIWEPFALDEFEKKWEVLRERARTPKQKEWLEMMYAKSDSWAESCLRGKFFSGMCTTQRVESMNKYVKDYLRKGVKLFECIPAIDRAMLRLRNTTAKDGFNAKYSTPVLKTALTKLEQQASLIYTHRCFVLVRHEIESCSALIHDNVMHNFGGRVYVLSKYGEPHNKWTCVYHGGEQIRIQCGCRKYESEGIPCCHLFYVMKCENLTEIPPALIMKRWTKSAQTDTCREFISKGEDTTKEVVEMARYGSLSAMSNKVCFYASKSANGYAMLTNEFSRLREFVKAYCKRKKRRV